One region of Phycisphaerales bacterium genomic DNA includes:
- the hppD gene encoding 4-hydroxyphenylpyruvate dioxygenase, giving the protein MTTISRQPSPTAAPSTDPLQLIDVDHVQFYVGNAKQAAFFYAHCFGFQIEQVSDLTTGQRDAAHYLLTQGNIRFILTTPLSPMHPAAMEVAMYGDGVKDVAFTVFDAEKAWERAIRNGAQSAYEPRTFKDGRGTVTMAGIKTYGRVNHTFVSRTGDYELTCVKQGGLFKPNFKRLDGGDCGPAAAGCAPQMGTSVLAINEYNKKNPCGLKYVDHLVGNVELGMMNHWVAWYENVLEFKMFKHFDDADISTEYSALMSKVMASGNHLIKMPINEPAPGKKKSQIQEYLDWHANTPGVQHLALRTDDELYSIAALRSRGVDFLTLPDAYYEKVWDRVNTMLTSHGHPAVREDHEAIKKLGILVDADDEGYLLQLFTKPLQDRPTLFFEIICRRGSQSFGKGNFKALFEALEIEQGRRGNL; this is encoded by the coding sequence ATGACCACCATCTCCCGCCAGCCCTCCCCCACAGCCGCTCCTTCCACCGATCCGCTCCAGCTGATCGACGTCGACCACGTGCAGTTCTACGTTGGCAACGCCAAGCAGGCCGCGTTCTTCTACGCCCACTGCTTCGGCTTCCAGATCGAGCAGGTCTCTGACCTCACCACCGGCCAGCGCGACGCGGCCCACTACCTCCTCACCCAGGGCAACATCCGATTCATCCTCACCACGCCCCTCTCGCCCATGCACCCCGCGGCCATGGAAGTCGCGATGTACGGCGACGGGGTCAAGGACGTCGCCTTCACCGTGTTCGACGCCGAGAAGGCCTGGGAGCGCGCCATCCGCAACGGCGCGCAGTCCGCCTACGAGCCTCGCACCTTCAAGGACGGCCGCGGCACCGTCACCATGGCGGGGATCAAGACCTACGGGCGCGTCAACCACACCTTCGTCTCCCGCACCGGCGACTACGAGCTCACCTGTGTCAAGCAGGGCGGCCTCTTCAAGCCCAACTTCAAGCGCCTCGACGGCGGCGATTGCGGCCCCGCCGCGGCCGGCTGCGCCCCGCAGATGGGCACCTCCGTCCTCGCCATCAACGAGTACAACAAGAAGAACCCCTGCGGCCTCAAGTACGTCGACCACCTCGTCGGCAACGTCGAGCTCGGCATGATGAACCACTGGGTCGCGTGGTACGAGAACGTGCTCGAGTTCAAGATGTTCAAGCACTTCGACGACGCCGACATCTCGACCGAGTACTCGGCCCTCATGTCCAAGGTGATGGCCAGCGGCAACCACCTCATCAAGATGCCCATCAACGAGCCCGCGCCGGGTAAGAAGAAGAGCCAGATCCAGGAGTACCTCGACTGGCACGCCAACACCCCCGGCGTCCAGCACCTCGCACTCCGCACCGACGACGAGCTCTACTCCATCGCCGCCCTCCGCTCCCGCGGCGTGGACTTCCTCACCCTGCCTGACGCCTACTACGAGAAGGTCTGGGACCGGGTGAACACCATGCTCACCAGCCACGGGCACCCCGCTGTCCGTGAGGACCACGAGGCCATCAAGAAGCTCGGCATCCTGGTGGATGCCGACGACGAGGGCTACCTCCTGCAGCTCTTCACCAAACCGCTCCAGGACCGGCCCACCCTCTTCTTCGAGATCATCTGCCGGCGCGGCAGCCAGTCCTTCGGCAAGGGCAACTTCAAGGCCCTTTTCGAGGCCCTGGAGATCGAGCAGGGCCGTCGCGGCAACCTGTGA
- a CDS encoding zf-TFIIB domain-containing protein has translation MKCPSCKTPDLVMSERQGVEIDYCPQCRGVWLDRGELDKILERSARESAGAAPSAAPPPGYGQQPYPYQGRKPDDSGVYTAQGGQFPQYPHPHPHYKKKHWLSDLFD, from the coding sequence ATGAAGTGCCCCTCGTGCAAGACGCCGGACCTGGTGATGTCGGAACGGCAGGGTGTGGAGATCGACTATTGCCCGCAGTGCCGCGGCGTGTGGCTGGATAGGGGCGAGCTCGACAAGATCCTGGAGCGGAGCGCCCGCGAGAGCGCGGGGGCGGCGCCAAGCGCGGCCCCGCCGCCGGGGTATGGGCAGCAGCCGTACCCGTACCAGGGGCGCAAGCCGGACGACAGCGGGGTGTACACGGCGCAGGGCGGGCAGTTTCCGCAGTACCCGCACCCCCACCCGCACTACAAGAAGAAGCACTGGCTCTCTGACCTTTTCGACTGA
- a CDS encoding OPT family oligopeptide transporter, producing MSQSTSERASTSAAASTMPSVGEAAPPPVDFVSPQLTWRSIVTSIVLGGTLSICNVYTGLKIGWGLNMSITGILLAFAFWYAVTKVFVNTRMYGKLENNVSQAAISAAGAVSSAGLVSAIPALTLIDGTVLPWWKLSVWVTSVCFVGIAVAMGLRRQMVIVDKLPFPGGLACASTLTEIYNTGAEALKRVGMLGIGAVLGGGLKLVDILRAAAAKKVGATVPLNDFGVTIFGKPAGSMFGFALENTGLMVAVGGLVGVRAGVSILLGAIAGWVVIGGQLLERGIASDRKTIGEWILWPGVTLMVVASLTSFAFSMPSILRSFRRTSGGAGGVGGDTGEVSRRWFMISLVVALIIAVFLQTEFFNIAWWAAVLAVLLSFVLAVVASRVSGETNVAPVGPMGKVTQLMFAVIAPNSPSANLMTANITSGAASQCADLMHDLKCGYLLGAVARKQVVSQVIGAMVGAVVASGFYLVLIPKPQEQLLTPEWPAPAVVQWKAVADLFAKGFESLPPGVIPAVYIAAAVGVLLPVLEKLLPKKVGVWVPSAASLGLAFVIPAWNGISMFLGAIIGLGLQRLFPTWTERFFVTLCAGVIAGESLVGAGDAIRLVLAGAGTK from the coding sequence TTGAGCCAGTCCACGAGTGAGCGTGCGTCCACGTCCGCTGCTGCCTCGACAATGCCCAGCGTAGGTGAGGCCGCACCGCCGCCGGTTGACTTCGTGTCGCCGCAGCTGACGTGGCGGTCGATCGTGACGAGCATCGTGCTGGGGGGCACGCTGAGCATCTGCAACGTGTACACGGGCCTGAAGATCGGCTGGGGCCTGAACATGTCGATCACGGGCATCCTGCTCGCGTTCGCGTTCTGGTACGCGGTGACGAAGGTGTTCGTGAACACGCGGATGTACGGGAAGCTGGAGAACAACGTGAGCCAGGCGGCGATTTCGGCCGCGGGCGCGGTGAGCAGCGCCGGGCTGGTGTCGGCGATTCCGGCGCTCACGTTGATCGACGGCACGGTGCTGCCGTGGTGGAAGCTGAGCGTGTGGGTGACGTCGGTGTGCTTCGTGGGCATCGCGGTGGCGATGGGGCTGCGGCGGCAGATGGTCATTGTCGACAAGCTGCCGTTCCCGGGCGGGCTTGCGTGCGCGTCGACGCTGACGGAGATTTACAACACCGGCGCGGAGGCGCTCAAGCGCGTGGGGATGCTGGGTATTGGGGCGGTGCTGGGGGGCGGGCTGAAGCTGGTAGACATCCTGCGGGCGGCGGCGGCGAAAAAGGTCGGAGCGACGGTGCCGCTCAACGACTTTGGCGTGACGATCTTTGGGAAGCCTGCCGGGAGCATGTTCGGGTTCGCGCTCGAGAACACGGGGCTGATGGTCGCGGTGGGCGGCTTGGTGGGCGTGCGGGCGGGGGTATCGATCCTGCTGGGCGCGATCGCGGGGTGGGTGGTGATCGGGGGGCAGCTGCTCGAGCGCGGCATTGCAAGCGACCGCAAGACGATCGGCGAGTGGATCCTGTGGCCGGGCGTGACGCTGATGGTGGTGGCGTCGCTGACGTCGTTCGCGTTCTCGATGCCTTCAATCCTGAGGTCGTTCCGGAGAACGAGCGGCGGGGCGGGCGGGGTCGGCGGGGACACGGGCGAGGTGTCACGCCGCTGGTTCATGATCTCGCTGGTGGTGGCCCTGATCATCGCGGTGTTCCTGCAGACGGAGTTCTTCAATATCGCGTGGTGGGCGGCGGTGCTGGCGGTGCTGCTGTCGTTTGTCCTGGCGGTGGTCGCGTCTCGAGTGAGCGGCGAGACCAACGTGGCGCCGGTGGGCCCGATGGGCAAGGTGACGCAGCTCATGTTCGCGGTGATCGCGCCGAACAGCCCGAGCGCGAACCTCATGACCGCCAACATCACCTCCGGCGCGGCCTCGCAGTGCGCGGACCTCATGCACGACCTCAAGTGCGGGTACTTGCTGGGGGCCGTCGCGCGGAAGCAGGTCGTGTCGCAGGTAATTGGCGCGATGGTGGGGGCGGTGGTGGCGTCGGGGTTCTACCTCGTGCTCATCCCCAAGCCGCAGGAGCAGCTGTTGACGCCGGAGTGGCCGGCGCCGGCGGTGGTGCAGTGGAAGGCGGTGGCGGACCTGTTCGCCAAGGGCTTTGAGTCGCTGCCACCGGGCGTGATCCCGGCGGTGTACATCGCCGCGGCGGTGGGGGTGCTCCTCCCGGTGCTCGAAAAGCTGCTGCCCAAGAAGGTGGGCGTGTGGGTGCCGAGCGCGGCGTCGCTGGGCCTCGCTTTCGTGATCCCCGCGTGGAACGGCATCTCGATGTTCCTGGGCGCGATAATTGGGCTCGGACTGCAGCGGCTGTTCCCGACGTGGACCGAGCGGTTCTTCGTGACGCTGTGCGCGGGTGTGATCGCGGGCGAGAGCCTTGTGGGCGCGGGTGATGCGATCCGACTGGTGCTCGCGGGGGCGGGGACGAAGTAA
- a CDS encoding polymer-forming cytoskeletal protein, giving the protein MAEPTNTTVIGADTHIKGEMRFESTARILGTFEGTIEAKGELQVASGASCKAAVEAIKVLVDGEVDGNLTAKERVELTAKAKMKGDLVAARLVVADGASFTGHVKVGPDAHGSGTAHSFAEHKPMGYAAPGANKGPDNQLKK; this is encoded by the coding sequence ATGGCAGAGCCCACCAACACGACCGTCATCGGCGCGGACACGCACATCAAGGGCGAGATGCGGTTCGAGTCCACCGCCCGCATCCTGGGCACGTTCGAGGGGACCATCGAGGCCAAGGGCGAGCTGCAGGTGGCGAGCGGCGCGTCGTGCAAGGCCGCGGTCGAGGCGATCAAGGTCCTGGTCGACGGCGAGGTTGATGGCAACCTGACCGCGAAGGAGCGCGTGGAGCTGACCGCAAAGGCGAAGATGAAGGGCGACCTTGTGGCCGCGCGTCTGGTTGTCGCTGACGGCGCGTCGTTCACCGGTCACGTGAAGGTCGGTCCCGACGCCCACGGCAGCGGCACCGCCCACTCCTTCGCTGAGCACAAGCCGATGGGCTACGCCGCGCCCGGCGCGAACAAGGGCCCGGACAACCAGCTGAAGAAGTAA
- a CDS encoding polymer-forming cytoskeletal protein, with translation MADSAPNPRTIQCYHCRQRFEIARQAQSTSCPKCSRQLRLEDVVVKTLEAVRKIQTCGKVVVQKKGRIIAQSVEAHLGVHVEGIMEANVVSGGPVTIGSKAQWKGDCAAPSVVIEDGCVITGGYFAFPEDRLGLHVEVKELPKGAVAPPA, from the coding sequence ATGGCCGATTCCGCGCCCAATCCCCGCACGATTCAGTGCTACCACTGCCGCCAGCGGTTTGAGATTGCCCGGCAGGCCCAGAGCACATCATGCCCCAAGTGCAGCCGGCAGCTGCGGCTTGAGGACGTGGTGGTCAAGACGCTCGAGGCCGTGCGGAAGATCCAGACCTGCGGGAAGGTGGTGGTGCAGAAGAAGGGCCGCATCATCGCGCAGTCGGTGGAGGCGCACCTGGGCGTCCACGTCGAGGGCATCATGGAGGCCAACGTGGTCAGCGGCGGCCCTGTGACGATCGGGTCCAAGGCCCAGTGGAAGGGCGACTGCGCCGCCCCGTCGGTGGTGATCGAGGATGGGTGCGTGATCACCGGCGGGTACTTCGCGTTCCCGGAGGATCGGCTGGGGCTGCACGTGGAGGTGAAGGAGCTGCCCAAGGGGGCCGTGGCGCCGCCGGCGTAG
- the fmt gene encoding methionyl-tRNA formyltransferase gives MDAPESPKPMNLVFFGSGAFGLPTLKAIARVHNVRAIVSQPDRPAGRGSQLTPTPIAEFAARELPHIPVIKPEDVNVPEVALRIQGFGAEAAVVIAFGQKLSPGVLPPEVPGAAVTSRAINLHASLLPRWRGAAPINAAILAGDAVTGNSVITIAPRMDAGLVLAQSRLPIDPLVTAGELHDQLSEQGPALILDVLARMQSGTLTGETQDDALVTKARKLHKKDGVIDFADGAEACRRKVHGLTPWPGVTVTFRNEPLKVLRVQVVEQGHNAAPGTLIDAAAGLVACGGGSTGQETGATRGDCLRLLEVQPSGGKKMAWVQFANGRRPPLKDREMLGGGAPS, from the coding sequence ATGGATGCACCTGAGTCTCCAAAGCCCATGAACCTGGTGTTCTTCGGCTCCGGCGCGTTCGGGCTGCCGACGCTGAAGGCGATCGCGCGGGTGCACAACGTGCGGGCGATCGTGTCACAGCCGGACCGGCCCGCAGGGCGAGGGTCGCAACTGACGCCCACGCCGATTGCGGAGTTCGCGGCGAGGGAGCTGCCGCACATTCCGGTCATCAAGCCCGAGGACGTGAACGTGCCGGAGGTGGCGCTGCGGATCCAGGGCTTCGGGGCCGAGGCCGCGGTGGTGATCGCGTTCGGGCAGAAGCTCTCGCCGGGGGTGCTGCCGCCGGAGGTGCCGGGAGCGGCGGTGACGTCGCGGGCCATCAACCTGCACGCGTCGCTGCTGCCGCGGTGGCGGGGCGCGGCGCCGATCAACGCGGCCATCCTCGCGGGGGATGCGGTCACGGGCAACTCCGTCATCACAATCGCTCCGCGGATGGACGCGGGTCTGGTGCTGGCGCAGTCGCGGCTGCCGATCGACCCGCTGGTTACCGCGGGCGAGCTGCACGACCAGCTCTCGGAGCAGGGGCCGGCGCTGATCCTCGATGTGCTCGCGCGCATGCAGAGTGGCACGCTCACCGGCGAAACCCAGGACGACGCGCTCGTCACGAAGGCCCGCAAGCTGCACAAGAAGGACGGCGTCATCGACTTCGCCGACGGCGCCGAGGCGTGCCGCCGCAAGGTCCACGGCCTCACCCCCTGGCCGGGCGTCACCGTCACCTTCCGCAACGAGCCCCTGAAGGTGCTGCGTGTTCAGGTGGTGGAACAGGGGCATAACGCCGCGCCGGGCACGCTGATCGATGCGGCCGCGGGGTTGGTCGCCTGCGGAGGGGGGAGCACCGGTCAGGAGACCGGTGCCACCAGAGGGGATTGCCTGCGGCTGCTGGAGGTGCAACCCTCCGGCGGCAAAAAGATGGCGTGGGTTCAGTTCGCCAATGGGCGGAGACCACCGCTGAAGGATCGCGAGATGCTCGGAGGAGGAGCACCGTCGTGA
- a CDS encoding MBL fold metallo-hydrolase, whose product MESSPTYSWRLLRAGEFRLDGGSMFGLIPRTVWSRSVPTDEKGRITVQHNCLLLEGGGKRVIIEVGTGNKLDQKSKDLFAMSDRWIGDALAEVNVAPESINAAICSHLHFDHAGGLTRLTREGETPEWTGPASGMAAARPDHAVNRTFPNAVVFTQEREWLDALAQKSVMTRTYFVDHLEPIRDQVRTIDSPRPFAPGLAPDRDAMPMLTIEQRESELPGFPGISVFLVPGHTWGQQAVKFTDTNGRTVVFTPDVMPTAAHVGATYNLAYDVEPYTSMLTRRWFLTEAAARDWLLVLDHEPGNPVRRVRPNDKGWFDLVEDQP is encoded by the coding sequence ATGGAGAGTTCACCGACGTACTCGTGGCGGCTCCTGCGGGCCGGCGAGTTCAGGCTTGACGGCGGCTCGATGTTCGGCCTGATCCCGCGCACGGTCTGGTCGCGCAGCGTGCCTACGGACGAGAAGGGCCGCATCACCGTGCAGCACAACTGCCTGCTGCTCGAGGGCGGGGGCAAGCGTGTCATCATCGAGGTCGGCACCGGCAACAAGCTCGACCAGAAGTCCAAAGACCTCTTCGCGATGTCAGACCGCTGGATCGGCGACGCCCTTGCGGAAGTCAACGTCGCGCCCGAGTCCATCAACGCGGCCATCTGCTCCCACCTCCACTTCGACCACGCCGGCGGCCTTACCCGCCTCACCCGCGAGGGCGAAACGCCCGAGTGGACCGGCCCCGCCTCCGGCATGGCCGCCGCCCGCCCTGACCACGCCGTCAATCGCACCTTCCCCAATGCCGTGGTGTTCACGCAGGAACGCGAATGGCTGGACGCCCTCGCCCAGAAGAGCGTGATGACCCGCACGTACTTCGTCGACCACCTCGAGCCCATCCGCGACCAGGTCCGCACCATCGACTCACCCCGCCCCTTCGCCCCCGGCCTCGCCCCCGACCGCGACGCCATGCCCATGCTCACCATCGAGCAGCGCGAGAGCGAGCTGCCCGGGTTCCCCGGCATCAGCGTCTTCCTGGTGCCCGGCCACACTTGGGGCCAGCAGGCCGTGAAGTTCACCGACACGAACGGCCGTACCGTCGTCTTCACCCCCGACGTCATGCCCACCGCCGCCCACGTCGGCGCCACCTACAACCTCGCCTACGACGTCGAGCCCTACACCAGCATGCTGACCCGCCGCTGGTTCCTCACCGAGGCCGCGGCACGGGACTGGCTGCTCGTACTGGACCACGAACCAGGAAATCCAGTGCGGCGGGTCCGTCCGAATGACAAGGGCTGGTTCGATCTTGTGGAGGACCAGCCCTGA
- a CDS encoding entericidin A/B family lipoprotein, giving the protein MKNVTKILALLALALTTVAMTACNTTKGFGEDLQSGGENLSDEARDSGARD; this is encoded by the coding sequence ATGAAGAACGTGACCAAGATCCTGGCCCTGCTGGCCCTGGCCCTCACGACCGTCGCGATGACGGCCTGCAACACCACCAAGGGCTTCGGCGAGGACCTGCAGAGCGGCGGCGAGAACCTCTCCGACGAGGCCCGTGACAGCGGCGCCCGCGACTAA
- a CDS encoding tetratricopeptide repeat protein, with translation MKRPPHRRPTRAAGRHDRRSAAEQADRLDRRAFALYESCPEAIADQISLLRRAVRFAPNDLYLLAKLGNRLWENRELDEAEVWYRRAAVAEPENWDGVGFCGAFLQCVYEGDEGLRMIETAAHHDPEGWAFKYGRALYKAGDLEGAIVQLRLALEIDPQNERAASLLAKLTEQPE, from the coding sequence GTGAAACGTCCTCCGCACCGGCGGCCCACGAGGGCCGCTGGCAGGCACGACCGACGCAGCGCGGCCGAGCAGGCGGATCGTCTGGATCGGCGGGCATTCGCTCTATACGAGTCGTGCCCCGAGGCCATCGCGGACCAAATCTCGCTTCTCCGCCGCGCGGTTCGATTCGCGCCGAATGACCTGTACCTGCTCGCAAAGCTCGGCAACCGGCTGTGGGAAAACCGGGAGCTCGATGAGGCCGAGGTGTGGTACCGACGCGCCGCAGTCGCGGAGCCGGAGAACTGGGACGGCGTCGGGTTCTGCGGAGCGTTCCTTCAATGCGTTTACGAAGGAGACGAGGGCTTGCGCATGATCGAGACCGCCGCACATCATGACCCGGAGGGGTGGGCATTCAAGTACGGGCGTGCGCTCTACAAAGCGGGCGATCTGGAAGGCGCCATCGTCCAACTCAGGCTCGCCCTCGAGATCGATCCCCAGAACGAGCGTGCCGCTTCGCTGCTGGCAAAGCTCACTGAACAGCCCGAGTGA
- a CDS encoding PhoU domain-containing protein, with product MPTSPEGFIKRTVQLQADLVEQGRRVQGMLEQAFDTIFAGNVERAGVVIAQDDIIDAADVQIERACVDMLTDATRQGSELNPGQLRAVLTIAKVNNEMERVADVACDLADMGRQIAIAPIRMPIPDTFRVMANSVVGILRDVNTSVMRNDPHLANIVLQSQHAVTAFKDAILRDAEEKIARGIMPVEHAFRLHEVATMCELIADHCTNIAEQVIYLTTGAIVRHTQTSWVQLPRPAAT from the coding sequence ATGCCGACCTCACCCGAAGGGTTCATCAAACGCACGGTTCAGCTTCAGGCCGACCTTGTGGAGCAGGGCCGTCGCGTGCAGGGCATGCTCGAGCAGGCCTTCGACACCATCTTCGCCGGCAACGTCGAGCGGGCGGGCGTGGTGATCGCCCAGGACGACATCATCGACGCCGCGGATGTGCAGATCGAGCGGGCATGCGTTGACATGCTGACCGACGCAACGCGTCAGGGCAGCGAGCTCAACCCCGGCCAGCTGCGGGCGGTGCTGACGATTGCCAAGGTGAACAACGAGATGGAGCGGGTGGCCGACGTCGCCTGCGACCTCGCGGACATGGGCCGACAGATCGCGATCGCGCCGATCCGCATGCCGATCCCCGACACCTTCCGCGTGATGGCCAACAGCGTCGTGGGCATCCTGCGGGACGTCAACACCTCGGTCATGCGTAACGATCCCCACCTGGCCAACATCGTGCTCCAGAGCCAGCACGCCGTCACGGCCTTCAAGGACGCCATTCTGCGCGACGCCGAAGAAAAGATCGCCCGCGGGATCATGCCGGTGGAGCACGCCTTCCGCCTGCACGAGGTGGCGACCATGTGCGAGCTGATCGCCGACCACTGCACCAACATCGCCGAGCAGGTGATCTACCTGACCACGGGCGCGATCGTGCGGCACACGCAGACGAGCTGGGTGCAACTGCCCCGCCCGGCGGCGACATGA
- the eno gene encoding phosphopyruvate hydratase has translation MSFDIQSISARQVLDSRGNPTVEVDVVLDSGFLGRAAVPSGASTGEHEAVELRDGDKKVYLGKGVMNAVENVNEKIAPELLGHDARDQEAIDYMLNRLDGSPNKANLGANGILGVSMAVAKAAALASDLPLFRYLGGAGAKVLPVPMLNVLNGGAHADNTVDFQEFMIQPWGFSNFGDAMRAGVEIYHTLKKVLKDKNLSTAVGDEGGFAPNLKDNEDALKLLEEATAKAGYKWGEQIFVALDPATSECWNHAEKAGKKGYMLFKSTKDVLTTDQMIDLWTGWCKKYPIRSIEDGLAENDWEGWKKLTAALGQKVQLVGDDLFVTNKKFLQRGLKENAANAILVKVNQIGTLSETFDAVNLAMRNRYAAVLSHRSGETEDSTIADIAVATNCGQIKTGAPCRSDRNAKYNQLIRIAEQLGEQAEYGASTWWR, from the coding sequence ATGTCCTTCGATATTCAGTCCATCTCCGCACGCCAGGTCCTCGATTCCCGCGGCAACCCGACGGTCGAAGTCGATGTGGTGCTCGATTCCGGGTTCCTCGGCCGGGCGGCGGTGCCGTCGGGCGCCTCAACGGGCGAGCACGAGGCGGTTGAGCTGCGGGACGGGGACAAGAAGGTGTACCTGGGCAAGGGCGTGATGAACGCCGTGGAGAACGTGAACGAGAAGATCGCCCCGGAGCTGCTGGGCCACGACGCCCGCGATCAGGAGGCGATCGACTACATGCTGAACCGGCTCGACGGCAGTCCCAACAAGGCGAACCTGGGGGCGAACGGGATTCTGGGTGTGTCGATGGCGGTTGCGAAGGCCGCGGCCCTGGCGAGCGATCTGCCGCTGTTCCGCTACTTGGGCGGGGCAGGCGCAAAGGTGCTGCCGGTGCCGATGCTGAACGTGCTCAACGGCGGGGCGCACGCGGACAACACGGTGGACTTCCAGGAGTTCATGATCCAGCCGTGGGGGTTCAGCAACTTCGGGGACGCGATGCGGGCGGGCGTGGAGATCTACCACACGCTCAAGAAGGTGCTGAAGGACAAGAACCTCTCCACGGCGGTGGGGGATGAGGGCGGCTTCGCGCCCAACCTCAAGGACAACGAGGACGCGCTGAAGCTGCTGGAAGAGGCCACCGCGAAGGCCGGGTACAAGTGGGGCGAGCAGATCTTCGTGGCTTTGGACCCAGCGACGAGCGAGTGCTGGAACCACGCGGAGAAGGCGGGCAAGAAGGGCTACATGCTCTTCAAGAGCACCAAGGACGTGCTCACGACTGACCAGATGATCGACCTATGGACCGGCTGGTGCAAGAAGTACCCGATCCGCTCCATCGAGGATGGGCTGGCCGAGAACGACTGGGAAGGCTGGAAGAAGCTCACCGCGGCCCTGGGGCAGAAGGTGCAGCTCGTTGGCGACGACCTGTTCGTCACCAACAAGAAGTTCCTCCAGCGCGGGCTCAAGGAGAACGCGGCCAACGCCATCCTCGTGAAGGTCAACCAGATCGGCACACTGAGCGAGACCTTCGACGCGGTGAACCTGGCGATGCGGAACCGCTACGCGGCGGTGCTCAGCCACCGCAGCGGCGAGACTGAGGACTCGACCATCGCGGATATCGCCGTGGCGACCAACTGCGGGCAGATCAAGACTGGAGCCCCGTGCCGCAGCGACCGCAACGCGAAGTACAACCAGCTCATCCGCATTGCCGAGCAGCTCGGCGAACAGGCGGAGTACGGGGCCAGCACCTGGTGGCGGTGA
- a CDS encoding DUF1275 family protein — protein MLVSQAHSFTQQARLAITLAWVAGFTNVMTLLTCATVTSHVTGSVSLWGERLAEGRWPAFISFLLAAFFAGAVLSALCTETGRRRGWESIYVLPITLQLAMLAAFAWLVRSHVPGSVETGARLHVMTGLASAAMGLQNATITRISGGVIRTTHMTGVFTDLGLELVQFLYWLRDRNRSSPPAPATALVHSVRTHPTARRLALLFSVVASFAVGAGVGTFAYERLPEWAMFGPVLLLLWIVWHDVRTPICEIEPSTLVEGSGGFGLPYGLALYHLRKDRDRKGGVHRLPDLLRWWERLPLDKRVVILDLTDVTVIDDNAALELRALLKQARAAGRRVLVAGVTGEQYRSMRDAGAGDALDQSTVVPDVELAVARGLSELEELVRPRV, from the coding sequence ATGCTGGTCTCCCAGGCCCACTCCTTCACGCAGCAGGCGCGCCTCGCAATCACCCTGGCGTGGGTGGCCGGTTTCACCAACGTCATGACGCTGCTGACCTGCGCGACCGTGACGAGCCATGTCACAGGGTCAGTGTCGCTTTGGGGCGAGCGGCTCGCGGAGGGCCGCTGGCCGGCCTTCATCTCCTTCCTGCTAGCGGCGTTCTTCGCGGGCGCGGTGCTGTCGGCCCTGTGCACCGAGACCGGGCGGCGGCGCGGTTGGGAGTCGATCTACGTGCTGCCCATCACGCTCCAGCTCGCGATGCTCGCGGCGTTCGCGTGGCTGGTTCGGTCGCACGTGCCGGGGTCGGTAGAGACGGGGGCACGCCTGCACGTGATGACCGGGCTTGCGTCCGCGGCCATGGGCCTCCAGAACGCGACCATCACGCGCATCTCGGGCGGCGTGATCCGCACCACCCACATGACTGGCGTATTCACCGACCTGGGGCTCGAGCTCGTGCAGTTCCTGTACTGGCTGCGCGACCGCAACCGCAGCAGCCCCCCCGCTCCCGCCACGGCCCTCGTCCACAGCGTGCGCACGCACCCGACCGCGCGCCGCCTGGCTTTGCTGTTCTCGGTGGTGGCCTCATTCGCGGTGGGCGCGGGGGTGGGGACCTTCGCGTACGAGCGGCTGCCGGAGTGGGCGATGTTCGGCCCAGTGCTGCTGCTGCTCTGGATCGTGTGGCACGACGTACGCACGCCGATCTGTGAGATCGAGCCCTCAACACTCGTCGAGGGCTCCGGCGGGTTTGGTCTCCCGTACGGTCTGGCCCTGTACCACCTGCGCAAGGACCGCGACCGTAAAGGCGGCGTGCACCGGTTGCCCGACCTGCTGCGCTGGTGGGAGCGGCTGCCGTTGGACAAGCGGGTGGTCATCCTGGACCTCACGGATGTCACAGTGATCGACGACAACGCCGCCCTGGAGCTTCGGGCGCTGCTGAAGCAGGCGCGCGCGGCCGGGCGGCGGGTGCTGGTTGCGGGCGTCACCGGTGAGCAGTATCGCTCGATGCGTGATGCGGGCGCGGGGGATGCGCTGGATCAGTCCACGGTGGTGCCCGATGTGGAGCTGGCGGTGGCGAGGGGGTTATCGGAGCTCGAGGAGCTGGTGCGGCCGCGGGTGTAG